The genomic DNA CGTAGAACATCTGATGAGCGCCTTGATTGGAATGCAGGTGGACAACTGTCTGGTTCAAATAGACGGTGCCGAATTGCCTATCATGGATGGAAGCGCCGCCCCTTTTGTAGAGGCTATTGAGAAGGCCGGTATTCAAGAAATGGGAGAGGAGCGTACTGTGTTTAACCTTCAGCAGAATATTCATTATTCAGATATAGAAAGCGGGGCGGAATATCTGGCTCTACCAAGTAATCGCTATAAGGTAACGGCACTGATTGATTATAAAAGCGAAGTGCTAGGGCAGCAACATGCTACTTTAGATAGAGTAAACGACTTCAAAACTCAAATTGCCTCTTCACGAACCTTTTGCTTTCTGCATGAACTGGAAATGCTCTATGATTCCGGTTTGATTCGCGGTGGCGACCTGAATAACGCCATCGTTGTAGTAGATAAACCTATTTCAAAAGAAGAGCAGGTCAAGTTGTCCAAACTTTTTAATAAGCCGGATATTAAGGTGGTGGAAGAGGGAATCCTGAATAACATCCAATTAAAGCACCACAACGAACCGGCCAGACATAAGTTGTTGGACGTAGTGGGTGATTTGGGCTTGATTGGAACGCCTATCAATGCACATATCATCGCTACCAAACCCGGACATAAGCACAACGTAGAGTTCGCCAAACTTCTCAAAGCCCATATCAAACAAGAGCGCATGAAGGTTTCGGCGCCCTTTTATGACCCCAATGTTCCGCCCATCTATGGAGCGGCAGACATCGAAAAGATTCTTCCGCATCGTTATCCTTTTCTAATGATTGATAAAATCATCAGCCTGACAGATACGGAAGTGGTGGGTGTAAAGAACGTAACCATGAACGAAGAGTTCTTCAAAGGCCATTTTCCCGGAAATCCTGTGATGCCCGGAGTGTTGCAAATGGAGGCGATGGCCCAAACCGGTGGAATATTGGTTCTTTCAAAACTCCCCGATCCACAAAACTACGACACCTATTTTCTGAAGATGAACAACGTGAAATTCAAAAACAAGGTTGTTCCCGGAGATACGGTGCTCTTCCGTCTCGAAATGACACAGCCTATGCGCCGAGGCATTATCGAAATGAAAGGCTCGGCATACGTGGGCAATAAATTGGTGAGCGAAGCCGACCTGATGGCGGCTATCCAGAAAAAGGAAGGGAAATAACCAAAGGATTTGATGATTTGAAAACAGAAAACCACCTCCATCTACTGAGTTCATTTTCATTATTTAATTAGCCAATCTCCCTATCCCCATCTACCCGCTATGAATCAACCATACTCCTATATCCACCCCCAAGCCGAGGTGGCAGATAATGTAGTGGTGGAGCCATTTGTTACTATTTCTAAAGATGTAGTAATAGGCGAAGGGACTTGGATAGGCCCTCACGTAACGATTATGGAAGGAGCCAGGATTGGGAAAAACTGCCGCATCTTTCCCGGAGCAGTGATTTCTGCTATTCCTCAGGATTTGAAATATAAAGGAGAAAAATCAGCCGTGGTGATTGGTGATAATGTCACCATCCGCGAATATGTAACCGTCAACCGCGGAACCGAGGCAGCCATGAAAACTGTGATTGGCGACAACACCCTGCTCATGGCCTATACCCACATCGCCCATGATTGTATCATTGGCAAAAACTGTGTCTTGGCCAACAATGCCAATCTGGCCGGACATGTGGAAGTAGGCGACTTCACTATTCTGGGTGGCGCCACCGCCTTTCAGCAGTTCACAAAGATTGGCCGGCATGTGATTGTTTCGGGCGGATGTTTGGTGAATAAAGACATTCCACCTTTTGTCCGCGCCGCTCGACATCCTACCACCTATGCCGGCGTCAATTCCGTAGGCCTGAGAAGAAGAGGATATACGACAGACCAAGTCAACCAGATTTTGGACGTGTATCGCATCCTATATATAAGAGGTTATAACACCAGCACCGCCCTCAAATTCATCGAAGCCAATATCCCGGCCAGCAACGAAAAGGATGAAATCGTCACCTTTGCCCGCGAAAGCGTTCGTGGTATCATGAAGGGGTTTAAGAGCAGCAGCGACGAATAAAAAAAACAGTCCTTCTCTATGCAGCCTCCTTGATTTCTAAAAGGAACTGCCTTCCACTTCTTCCATCCTCCATCACAAATTCTAATTCTCGGCTCGCTCTATTTCTTCTTCCTCCGGATAGGCAGATAACGCAGACTGTAATAATCATCAAAGCGATCTGGGTTTTCGATATGGTCTGCTGCGATGATGAGGAAGCATTTCGTCAACTGCAAGGTCAGTTCCTTTCTTCGCTCATGCCTGCCGGTGCGCGTGGTTTTCAACGATGAAAACATAGTCTCCTGCGCTGTGCGAGCATTCGTAAACTGATTTTTTGCCGTCACAAAATTGTCGACATCTGTAGGGTAATCCGCCAACAAATACGTGTTGGCGGCACTCAGGAATCGCTCCAATAATTCGGGTAATTGGCCAATGCTGGCTTGATTATATTCATCCATTCCCTGCGGAAAAAATCCTTCATATTGATCCGTGCCTTCGCCAAACTTGAATTGCACCAAGCCCCGCATTCTTCGCAATTGTTCAATCAAACGGCCATAAGCCTGGTTCATGCTCAGCGTCAGGCCTTTTTGCACAGCGCTTTTCACCAGTTTATCTTCCACCGTTCCAAAATAAGCGGTGTATCGGCTGCTCGTGTCAACCAGCAGCGTGTTATAGATTCCGCCCGGATTAAGCACCGGACTCGCCAACCGAATCAGGAATTCCTCAGAAAAGGATCGCAGACTGGCATAAGACAAGTTCTTATCCTCAAATATATCAGTCACCAGTCGGATAGGGTCTTGCATAGGGCTATGGTTTTATTTTTTGATAAGATGATTGAACCAGCAGACGGCTTCCAACTAATTTCTCCATACCTCCAGATTTCAGAATACGATAATCGAGAACATTTTTGAAACTTCCAAATTTACCGAAGTTATAAATAGACTCAGTTTACTATGCTCGGTAAATACCGAAGTTATAGATAGCTATATTTTGCCTACTTCCACAAATGGGGAGATAGATAAAATATTCCTAGTTATGGTTTCTGTAAATACCGAAGTAATGAAAATACATCTATTATTACTTTCGGTAAATACCGATGCTATAAAAATACCCATGTTTATAACTTCGGTAAATACGGAAGCTATAAACAGACACCCGATTAAGGGTTTCTTGTTTAAAGTTGGGCTAAACGTTTGTTTGAACAGGTTTTCCAATTCAGGAAAGAGGCTTAGAAATGTGTTCAGGTCGGTCAGAAGGACTTCCTCGTACCGAGAAGATGATTCGGAGAAGGATTCAAGTGAATTTATGCTACTTAGAATAAATTGTTTTGCTGTAATGAATAACAGGATTAGATTAAACTAATTTTTACTAAGCAATTATGGAAATAGAAAGTAGATGAGGTTTGAAAAATGGCTAAAGCCATATATGAATAGGCCCATTCATACCACAATAAAGCGCCGTGTTATAACTCCGCCATTTATGACTGAGTGCTCAGTGAAGGGGCATGGCTTTAGCCACAAATGATTGTTTTTAGAATACTTATAGGGGAAAACTGCATCTGCTTAGATAGAACGCTGAAGCCTCATTCTTCCATTATTTTTTCAATCAAAATAATATTCCTTATCGCTTGCTTGAAGAAAGATGGGGATGATCCAACCAAATTTAATCCCTATAAACATATCCATCCGTTTATCGTTCAAAGGCTTTTGCAAGTAAAAATCATAAGGTCGGCGGCCTTGCGTAAATCCGAGGTCAAACTGTAATCCTCCATAAACACTGATAAATTTTTTGCGTTCCATATAAATTCCGCCGATGAACTGAGAGACGACCGGCCCATTGCTCAGGCGGTCATAGCCCGTGCGATAGGTTTTATCCAATTGGGGCAGTTCGGTGCGGCGCACGTTGAACAGGATTTTGTGTTCTAGAAAACCAATGCTGGTCATAAATAGCAAGCCAGCGTCGGGAAATTTTTTGGAAAGCGGGACAATTTTTCCGGCCACGAACTTCACATTATATCCAATTTCGTTCGGCTTCACATTCGTCAGGTCATTAAAGAGCGTAACGTGTTGCCCGCTTGAAGTACTGATATTATCCAATAAATAGCTCTCTTTCACCCGCGCTCCTACCAATACCCCCACTTCGCCACCCACCAGCCAGTTGTTCGCCGTTTTATAGCTCAGATGTAAACCAATCAGCGAGTTAAATCCAAACCGTGTTTTCATATCACCAAAAGGGAACTGGGCGGTGTAGGAAGGCGCGATGAGCACAGCAGAACTGGACTCGAAGCGGCGTTCTTTCTTTGGCTTCTTGGGTTCATCTTGTGCCTTCAAGAACGGGCCTTGAGCAAAGAAAAGAAGGAATAAAAAATATCGGAGAAATAAGAGGGATTGATTCATAGATACGTCAATGGCGTGTGGGCAAAAATACTATTTTAGCGCGCTCAAAAAATGAACCGGATGAACGACATACGCATGGTGGACCTCAAAAGCCAATATTTAAGGCTGAAAGAGGAAATAGATGCCGCCATGGCTGAGGTGCTCGATTCCACCCAATATATTAAAGGCCCGCAGGTAAAGCGTTTTGAAGCTAATCTGGCAAAATATATGGGGGTTAAAGAGGTCATCAGTTGTGCCAATGGCACCGATGCGCTTCAAATCGCGATGATGGCTCTGGGCTATCAGCCCGGCGATGAAATCATTACCGCGAGTTTTACTTACGTAGCCACCGCAGAGGTCATTGCGCTACTAAAATTAACACCGGTTTTGGTTGAAGTAAACCCCGAAACCTTCACCATAGACCCCTCGGCCATAGAAAAGGCTATTACGCCAAAAACAAAAGCCATTGTACCGGTACACATGTTTGGGCAAAGTGCCGACATGGAGGCGATCATGAAGATTGCTGAAAAGCACGGGCTGGATGTGATTGAAGATAATGCACAGGCGATTGGTGCAGATTATACATTCAGCGACGGCACAAAAAAGAAGGCCGGTACGATAGGTGCCGTGGGCACCACTTCCTTTTTCCCTTCCAAAAACTTGGGATGCTACGGAGACGGCGGAGCCTTATTTACCAACGATGAATCTTTGGCAAAACGGATACGCATGATTGCCAACCACGGGCAAGAAGTGCAATACGTGCATGATGAAATAGGTGTGAACTCCAGGCTCGATACTTTGCAGGCAGCTATTTTGGATGTGAAGCTCCAGTATCTGGATGATTTTGCGGCAAGAAGAAACCAGGTGGCTTCTTATTATGATAAAGCCTTTAGCGGTATAAAGAATGTTCAAACGCCGGTTCGCGCGTCCTATTCCAACCATGTGTTTCATCAATACACCTTGAAACTAAAGGGAATGAATCGGGATGAAGTGAAAGCCAAACTGGCTGCAAAGGGAATCCCGGCAATGGTTTATTATCCTATTCCGCTTCACCTCCAGAAAGCATATAGAGATGATCGGTATCCATCAGGCTCCTTTCTGATAACAGAAGAGCTTTGCAAGTCGGTGCTGTCTTTGCCCATTCATACCGAGATGGAAGCCGCCGAATTGAAGTTTATTGCAGAAACGGTCACGGATATATTGAAATAGGAATAAAAGGAAAGAATGAAAATTGCAGTAGTAGGTACGGGATATGTTGGCTTAGTAACCGGAACTTGTTTTTCAGAAACGGGCAACAATGTTACCTGTGTAGATAATAATGAAGAAAAGGTAAAGCAGCTTCAAAAGGGCAACTTACCTATTTATGAGCCCGAACTGGATGTGTTGTTTGAGCGAAATACGAAGCATAACCGTTTGAAGTTCTCTACCTCTCTTTCCGAAGGGATAGAAGGGGCAAAGATTATTTTTCTAGCACTGCCTACCCCTCCGGGTGAAGATGGAAGCGCCGATCTTAAATACATCTTGCAGGTAGCGGAGCAACTGGGCGGGCTTTTGAAAGAATATACCGTGATTGTGAATAAAAGTACGGTACCGGTCGGCACGGCAGACAAGGTGAGAGATATAATTGCCGCGAAGGCAAAGGTGGAGTTTGATGTGGTTTCCAACCCTGAATTTCTTCGGGAAGGGGTAGCCGTAGAAGACTTCATGAAGCCCGAACGAGTGGTGGTGGGCACCCGATCTGAGAGGGCCAAAAAGTTGATGGAGGAATTATATGAGCCTTTTGTCAGACAAGGAAACCCTATTCTTTTTATGGATGAAAGAAGTTCGGAGGTGACGAAGTATGCAGCGAACGCATTTCTTGCAGCTAAGATTTCGTTCATGAACGAAATGGCCAACATCTGCGAACTGGTAGGGGCCGATGTGGACAATGTGCGGAAAGGAATAGGAACCGATTCGCGGATTGGAAAACGTTTCTTATTCGCCGGTGTAGGATATGGTGGAAGTTGCTTCCCGAAAGATGTAAAAGCCTTGCATTACACAGCGCAGGAACACAAGTATGACTTCAAGATACTTCGGGCCGTGATGCAGGTAAACAATCTTCAGCGCGAACATTTTTTCGATAAGATCCTTAAGAAGTACAAGGACAGCCTGAATGGAAAAACCATCGCGATATGGGGCTTGGCCTTCAAGCCAAATACCGACGACATTCGTGATGCACCGGCGCTTTATATCATCGAGCGATTGCTGCAAAGCGGGTCAAAGGTTCGGGTGTATGATCCTGAAGCGATGGCGCATGTCAAAGCTATTTTTGGTGATAAGATCTATTATGCTACCGACCAGTATGATGCTTTATCGGGCGCTGATTTCCTGACCATCGTAACCGAATGGAATATCTTCCGCTCTCCAGATTTTGATAAGATTAAATCATCGTTGAAAGACCCCGTGATTTTCGACGGACGAAATCTATATCACAACGAACACATGAGGGAATTGGGCTTTAGTTATTACAGTATAGGAAGAAATTCTGTTGAATAGAAAATGAAAAGAGTACTAATTACCGGTGCCGCCGGCTTTTTGGGTTCCCATCTGTGCGACCGCTTCATCCGCGAAGAGTATGAAGTGATTGGGATGGATAATTTGATTACCGGCGACCTTCGGAATATTGAGCATCTATTCAAACTCAAGAACTTTGAATTCTATCATCATGATGTTTCTAAGTTTGTGTTTGTTCCGGGCAAGTTGGATTACATCCTTCATTTTGCATCTCCGGCCTCTCCGATAGATTATTTGAAGATTCCTATCCAGACTTTAAAAGTCGGTTCTCTCGGGACGCATAATCTGTTAGGGCTTGCCAAAGCCAAGAGTGCCAGAATATTGGTGGCATCTACTTCAGAAGTTTATGGCGACCCGACGGTACATCCGCAACAAGAAGATTATTGGGGCAACGTCAATCCTGTAGGACCGCGTGGAGTCTATGATGAAGCTAAACGGTTCCAGGAAGCCATCACTATGGCCTATCATACGTATCATGGTCTGGAAACGAGAATCGTACGCATCTTTAATACTTACGGTCCTCGAATGAGGTTGAATGACGGCAGAGTATTGCCGGCCTTTATTGGGCAGGCATTAAGAGGAGAAGACCTCACTATTTTTGGTGACGGAAGTCAGACCCGTTCATTCTGCTATGTAGATGACTTGGTAGATGGTATATATCGCCTCTTGATGAGTGATTATCATCTGCCTGTAAACGTGGGCAATCCCGATGAGATAACCATCAGCCAGTTTGCAGAAGAGATAATCAAACTAACGGGGACTACTCAGAAGGTAGTTTATAAGGCGTTACCGGTAGATGATCCAAAGCAAAGGCAGCCAGATATTACTCGGGCTAAAGGAATTCTAGGTTGGACACCCAAAATAAGCAGACAAGAAGGATTGAAAATTACCTATGCTTATTTTAAGGGATTGTCACAGGATGAATTATACAATTCTAAACATCGGTTTGCGTAATATGGGAAACAAAGAAACCGGATACTATGTTCATCCTTCGGCCATCGTGGATGAAGGCTGCACGATTGGCGAGGGAAGCAAGGTTTGGCATTTCAGCCATATCATGTCAAATTGCACGATTGGCAAGAACTGCAACATTGGTCAGAATGTGGTGGTTTCTCCCGAGGTTATTCTCGGCGATAATGTAAAAGTACAGAACAATGTTTCTATCTATACCGGAGTAATCTGCGAAGACGATGTTTTTCTCGGCCCTCCATGGTGTTTACCAATGTTATAAATCCCAGAAGTGCGGTAGTTCGCAGGGGGCAATATTCTAAAACTGTAGTAAAGAAAGGAGCCAGTATCGGAGCGAATGCTACTATTGTATGTGGTCATGATATCGGAGAATTTGCCTTTATCGGTGCAGGTGCTGTGGTTACCAAGCATGTTCCTGCTTACGCGTTGGTGGTAGGTAATCCGGCCCGACAAATGGGATGGATGAGTGAATACGGACATAAACTTAGTTTCAATCAGGATGGTATTGCTGAATGTCCAGAAGGCAAAGAACGGTATCAATTAAAAGAAGGAAAAGTTTCAAAAATTAAATAAATATGGTTGAGGAATTACTAAAGAAGAAGAAGAAGTTAGCTGTGATAGGTTTAGGCTACGTAGGCCTGCCGATTGCTCTAGAGTTTGCTAAAAAGATATCCGTGATCGGTTTTGATATCAATCAAAAGCGCGTGGATATGATGAAGAATCATATTGACCCAAGCAATGAATTGGAGTCTAAAGATTTCGAAGGGGCCGATATTCAGTTCACGGCGAATCTTGAAGATTTGAAGGAGGCAAGTTTCTTTATCGTGGCGGTACCAACTCCGGTAGATAGTCACAATGTACCAGATTTAAAGCCTGTGCTTAGTGCTTCAGATACCATAGGTAAAGTGTTGAAGAAGGGAGACTATGTGGTTTTTGAATCAACCGTCTATCCTGGATGCACTGAAGATGATTGCTTACCGGTTATGGAAAAGTTATCTGGCTTAAAAATGGGGGTGGACTTCAAGCTGGGCTATTCACCCGAAAGAATCAATCCCGGAGATAAAGAACATACCATAACGAAAATCACAAAGGTCGTTTCTGGTTGCGATAAGGAATCGTTGGACATTATTGCGAGGACGTATGAGATTATTGTTACCGCCGGAACTCACAGAGCAAGTTCTATCAAGGTGGCAGAGGCAGCAAAGATTATTGAAAACACACAACGTGATTTTAATATCGCTTTGATGAATGAGTTATCACAGATTTTTGACCTCATGGGGATTAACACGTATGAGGTATTGGAAGCTGCCGGAACCAAATGGAATTTCCTTAAATTTTTCCCGGGCTTGGTGGGTGGCCATTGCATTGGCGTGGATCCCTATTATCTCACCTACAAAGCGTTGGAGTTGGGATATAATCCGGGGGTAATCTTGGCGGGTAGAAGAATCAATGATGATATGGGCGCCCATGTGGCTCGTAAGTTAGTGCAGCAATTGATTAAGTTGAATAAGCAAGTGGCAAACACGAAGGTCTTAGTGATGGGTGCCACCTTCAAGGAAAACGTCAGTGACATCCGCAATTCAAAGGTGGTAGATGTCATTAATGAACTGAGAAACTATTCCGTTCAAGCCGAGGTGTCGGACCCGCTTGCTGACGCAGAAGAGTTTCATCATGAATATGGCATTACCCTTCGTAAGGACTACGGAAAAGATTATGATGCGGTGATTGTTGCTGTGAATCATGACGAGTTTACAAACTTGAACGATGAATTCTTTACAACCATTTTGCGTAAAGATGGTATCGTAGTGGACGTAAAGGGAGACCTTAGAAATAAGATTAAGGAGTTTGCTTATTGGTCATTATAAAATCCATCAGGTAAAGACAAAAATGAAAAAGGTTCTAATTACCGGCGGTGCCGGTTTTATCGGTTCACACGTAGTTCGACTGTTTGTCGATAAATACCCCGATTACGAAATCTGGAACTTGGATAAATTAACCTATGCAGGCAACTTAGAAAACCTAAAAGACCTGGAGGGAAAACCCAACTACAAGTTTATAAAGGGAGATATTACAGATGCCGCCTTTGTAAATAGCCTGTTCGATGAGCATAAGTTTGTTTCGGTCATTCACTTAGCCGCAGAAAGCCACGTAGATCGTTCTATCTCTAACCCGTTAGAATTTGTAGTGACGAATGTTATCGGTACGGTTAATCTTCTCAATGCTGCCAAGAGTACATGGGAGTGTAGCAAAGACAAACCGGTTCCTAAAGACCGGATATTCTACCACATCTCTACCGATGAAGTTTACGGTTCATTGGGTGACACCGGTTTCTTTCTTGAAACCACGCCTTACGACCCGCAATCGCCTTATAGTGCTTCAAAAGCAAGTTCTGATCATTTTGTAAGAGCGTATTTCAATACGTATAACTTGCCGGTGGTTATTTCGAATTGTTCGAATAACTATGGTGCGAATCAGTTTCCTGAAAAGCTAATACCGCTTTTTATCCATAACATAAAGAATAATAAGCCACTTCCTGTTTATGGCGATGGAAAATACACCAGAGATTGGCTATGGGTGGTTGACCATGCAAGGGCTATTGATGTGATTCTTCATAAAGGCAATCTTGGCGAAACCTATAATATCGGCGGCTTTAACGAATGGCAAAATATAGAATTGATCAAATTGCTCTGTCGGATATTGGATAACAAATTAGGGCGTGAGGAAGGCGAATCCATGAAATTGCTGACCTACGTCAAAGACCGCCCAGGCCATGATCGCCGATATGCTATTGACGCTTCAAAATTGAAAAATGAACTGGGATGGAAGCCTTCTGTTACATTCGAAGAAGGACTAGAAAAGACAGTTGAATGGTATCTTGAAAATGAAGAATGGTTACGGCATGTTACTAGCGGTGACTACCAGAAATATTATAATCATCAATACGGAAAGCAATAGATGTTCGACATAAAGTATCATACACAAGACATTAGTCATCACAGTTTTCTCGTGACCGGCGGGGCGGGATTCATCGGTTCTAATATCGTTGAGTATTTGCTGAAATACGGGGCTAAAAAAGTACGGGTACTTGATAATTTAGCTACTGGAAGAGCCTCTAATCTTGATGAATTCAAAACGCATTTGCCTTTTGAGTTTATAGAGGGAGATATTCGCGATTTAGATACTTGCCACCGCGCACTTGAAGGCATAGACTATGTTTCTCACCAGGCTGCCTTGGGTTCTGTGCCCCGTTCCATCAAGGAACCGGAAAATACGAATTCGGTGAACGTAAATGGATTCCTCAATGTTCTGATTGCAGCCAAAGATGCCAAAGTGAAGAAATTCGTTTTTGCTTCCTCATCTTCTGTTTATGGAGATGAAAAGTCGCTTCCAAAACTGGAAAATAAGGTTGGTGCCCCTCTTTCGCCTTATGCGGTTAGTAAATATACGAATGAGCTTTATGCCCATGTATTTCAGGACGTTTATGGCATTCCGGTGATTGGTCTTCGCTATTTCAATATATACGGCCCCAAGCAAGATCCCGAAGGAATGTATGCTGCTGTTATCCCACTTTTTGTTTCTAAAATCATGGCTCGTGAAGAAGTGTTTATTGACGGGGACGGAGGGCAGACCCGTGATTTTACTTTCGTAGAGAACGCAGTTCAGGCAAATGTGCGAGCCATGTTGAGCGAGAATAAAGAAGCTGCCAATCAAATCTATAATATTGCTGTAGGAGAAAACTTCTCGGTCAATTATATGTACCACGAAATTCAAACGCTATTGCAATCCAGCCATGCTGCTCAATACAGGGAAGCTCGTAAGGGGGACATTCGTAATTCGCTGGCCGATATTTCTAAGGCTCAGAAATTATTGGGTTATGATCCAAAATTCAACTTCAAAAAGGGCTTAGCCTTGA from Bacteroidota bacterium includes the following:
- a CDS encoding bifunctional UDP-3-O-[3-hydroxymyristoyl] N-acetylglucosamine deacetylase/3-hydroxyacyl-ACP dehydratase; this encodes MNHTNQQTLQKEVSLYRVGLHTGQKVKVTLLPVAANHGIKFQRMDIEGQPLLAADCDLVTTVQRGTTIEKGNVSVATVEHLMSALIGMQVDNCLVQIDGAELPIMDGSAAPFVEAIEKAGIQEMGEERTVFNLQQNIHYSDIESGAEYLALPSNRYKVTALIDYKSEVLGQQHATLDRVNDFKTQIASSRTFCFLHELEMLYDSGLIRGGDLNNAIVVVDKPISKEEQVKLSKLFNKPDIKVVEEGILNNIQLKHHNEPARHKLLDVVGDLGLIGTPINAHIIATKPGHKHNVEFAKLLKAHIKQERMKVSAPFYDPNVPPIYGAADIEKILPHRYPFLMIDKIISLTDTEVVGVKNVTMNEEFFKGHFPGNPVMPGVLQMEAMAQTGGILVLSKLPDPQNYDTYFLKMNNVKFKNKVVPGDTVLFRLEMTQPMRRGIIEMKGSAYVGNKLVSEADLMAAIQKKEGK
- the lpxA gene encoding acyl-ACP--UDP-N-acetylglucosamine O-acyltransferase — its product is MNQPYSYIHPQAEVADNVVVEPFVTISKDVVIGEGTWIGPHVTIMEGARIGKNCRIFPGAVISAIPQDLKYKGEKSAVVIGDNVTIREYVTVNRGTEAAMKTVIGDNTLLMAYTHIAHDCIIGKNCVLANNANLAGHVEVGDFTILGGATAFQQFTKIGRHVIVSGGCLVNKDIPPFVRAARHPTTYAGVNSVGLRRRGYTTDQVNQILDVYRILYIRGYNTSTALKFIEANIPASNEKDEIVTFARESVRGIMKGFKSSSDE
- a CDS encoding DegT/DnrJ/EryC1/StrS family aminotransferase, encoding MNDIRMVDLKSQYLRLKEEIDAAMAEVLDSTQYIKGPQVKRFEANLAKYMGVKEVISCANGTDALQIAMMALGYQPGDEIITASFTYVATAEVIALLKLTPVLVEVNPETFTIDPSAIEKAITPKTKAIVPVHMFGQSADMEAIMKIAEKHGLDVIEDNAQAIGADYTFSDGTKKKAGTIGAVGTTSFFPSKNLGCYGDGGALFTNDESLAKRIRMIANHGQEVQYVHDEIGVNSRLDTLQAAILDVKLQYLDDFAARRNQVASYYDKAFSGIKNVQTPVRASYSNHVFHQYTLKLKGMNRDEVKAKLAAKGIPAMVYYPIPLHLQKAYRDDRYPSGSFLITEELCKSVLSLPIHTEMEAAELKFIAETVTDILK
- a CDS encoding UDP-glucose/GDP-mannose dehydrogenase family protein, which produces MKIAVVGTGYVGLVTGTCFSETGNNVTCVDNNEEKVKQLQKGNLPIYEPELDVLFERNTKHNRLKFSTSLSEGIEGAKIIFLALPTPPGEDGSADLKYILQVAEQLGGLLKEYTVIVNKSTVPVGTADKVRDIIAAKAKVEFDVVSNPEFLREGVAVEDFMKPERVVVGTRSERAKKLMEELYEPFVRQGNPILFMDERSSEVTKYAANAFLAAKISFMNEMANICELVGADVDNVRKGIGTDSRIGKRFLFAGVGYGGSCFPKDVKALHYTAQEHKYDFKILRAVMQVNNLQREHFFDKILKKYKDSLNGKTIAIWGLAFKPNTDDIRDAPALYIIERLLQSGSKVRVYDPEAMAHVKAIFGDKIYYATDQYDALSGADFLTIVTEWNIFRSPDFDKIKSSLKDPVIFDGRNLYHNEHMRELGFSYYSIGRNSVE
- a CDS encoding SDR family oxidoreductase yields the protein MKRVLITGAAGFLGSHLCDRFIREEYEVIGMDNLITGDLRNIEHLFKLKNFEFYHHDVSKFVFVPGKLDYILHFASPASPIDYLKIPIQTLKVGSLGTHNLLGLAKAKSARILVASTSEVYGDPTVHPQQEDYWGNVNPVGPRGVYDEAKRFQEAITMAYHTYHGLETRIVRIFNTYGPRMRLNDGRVLPAFIGQALRGEDLTIFGDGSQTRSFCYVDDLVDGIYRLLMSDYHLPVNVGNPDEITISQFAEEIIKLTGTTQKVVYKALPVDDPKQRQPDITRAKGILGWTPKISRQEGLKITYAYFKGLSQDELYNSKHRFA
- a CDS encoding nucleotide sugar dehydrogenase, with amino-acid sequence MVEELLKKKKKLAVIGLGYVGLPIALEFAKKISVIGFDINQKRVDMMKNHIDPSNELESKDFEGADIQFTANLEDLKEASFFIVAVPTPVDSHNVPDLKPVLSASDTIGKVLKKGDYVVFESTVYPGCTEDDCLPVMEKLSGLKMGVDFKLGYSPERINPGDKEHTITKITKVVSGCDKESLDIIARTYEIIVTAGTHRASSIKVAEAAKIIENTQRDFNIALMNELSQIFDLMGINTYEVLEAAGTKWNFLKFFPGLVGGHCIGVDPYYLTYKALELGYNPGVILAGRRINDDMGAHVARKLVQQLIKLNKQVANTKVLVMGATFKENVSDIRNSKVVDVINELRNYSVQAEVSDPLADAEEFHHEYGITLRKDYGKDYDAVIVAVNHDEFTNLNDEFFTTILRKDGIVVDVKGDLRNKIKEFAYWSL
- the rfbB gene encoding dTDP-glucose 4,6-dehydratase; protein product: MKKVLITGGAGFIGSHVVRLFVDKYPDYEIWNLDKLTYAGNLENLKDLEGKPNYKFIKGDITDAAFVNSLFDEHKFVSVIHLAAESHVDRSISNPLEFVVTNVIGTVNLLNAAKSTWECSKDKPVPKDRIFYHISTDEVYGSLGDTGFFLETTPYDPQSPYSASKASSDHFVRAYFNTYNLPVVISNCSNNYGANQFPEKLIPLFIHNIKNNKPLPVYGDGKYTRDWLWVVDHARAIDVILHKGNLGETYNIGGFNEWQNIELIKLLCRILDNKLGREEGESMKLLTYVKDRPGHDRRYAIDASKLKNELGWKPSVTFEEGLEKTVEWYLENEEWLRHVTSGDYQKYYNHQYGKQ
- a CDS encoding SDR family oxidoreductase; the protein is MFDIKYHTQDISHHSFLVTGGAGFIGSNIVEYLLKYGAKKVRVLDNLATGRASNLDEFKTHLPFEFIEGDIRDLDTCHRALEGIDYVSHQAALGSVPRSIKEPENTNSVNVNGFLNVLIAAKDAKVKKFVFASSSSVYGDEKSLPKLENKVGAPLSPYAVSKYTNELYAHVFQDVYGIPVIGLRYFNIYGPKQDPEGMYAAVIPLFVSKIMAREEVFIDGDGGQTRDFTFVENAVQANVRAMLSENKEAANQIYNIAVGENFSVNYMYHEIQTLLQSSHAAQYREARKGDIRNSLADISKAQKLLGYDPKFNFKKGLALTVEYIRKIYS